In a single window of the Desulfovibrio sp. TomC genome:
- a CDS encoding methyl-accepting chemotaxis protein — translation MTLKYKLIAFCLAISILPLVVTAVVSLRQAGGILGEQAFSGLAAARDSRKEALEAAAATWLREAAILAKVKEVYNGVGMLRDFFMLGKPGQRVETANDEYKDLNDYVAPPFAPFTEVLGFEDALIVADDGRVYFGAKGGKEVGEDLKAGPLQNSSLAVAWKGAMAGKIVFADFAPYAPLGGEPAAFVAAPIKNHTGTMIEAAAILRVPKAELDRIMGQGEGTGMTREFLLLGADGGIRIKSAAHLDNVAGNDAAVAKGLAGETGKETSASPDGNEMLTAFAPVAFGDVGYALLARTPADEAFAAARGLRHVSLAVAGITAALVLLAVTLFLRKEILKPLAGILEYLTAVTRGDFAALPPTRLRGEMEALRLGLTRMVGEIKNKLGFSSSILKAITLPCLVTDTQGLVTFVNPPLLALLGLGDDYKALLGRPAGEVFGQNTGISDQLAGCLSDRACRLGVESLLDDRQGQTRHVRLDTAPLYDLDEGLIGAFALVVDLTDIRSTEALVVSRNETLRRVAGHAEEIARHVADSAEALSSRVVTVSDGAMAQTAQLQETVGAIEGLNQALDAVAAGADGAASGAEAAMAQAKAGREAVEQTARAISQVSELSGSLRTSMDALGSRAASIGGIISVISDIADQTNLLALNAAIEAARAGEAGRGFAVVADEVRKLAEKTMNATREVSSSVHAVLAAVDDSASKAVKATEAVAQADGLVSRSGTTLAEIVSSCEGAALAVREIAASAKAQATAHDEINRAVYSIGEVAEETARDMDEAAGAVSDLAGQAGELMRLIEEMRG, via the coding sequence ATGACACTGAAGTACAAACTTATCGCCTTCTGCCTGGCCATCAGCATCCTGCCCCTGGTCGTGACCGCCGTTGTCAGCCTGCGCCAAGCCGGCGGCATCCTCGGAGAACAGGCCTTTTCCGGTCTGGCTGCGGCCCGGGACAGCCGCAAGGAAGCGTTGGAAGCCGCTGCCGCCACCTGGCTGCGCGAAGCCGCCATCCTGGCCAAGGTCAAGGAAGTCTACAACGGCGTCGGCATGTTGCGCGACTTTTTCATGCTCGGCAAGCCCGGACAGCGGGTGGAAACGGCCAACGACGAATACAAAGACCTCAACGACTACGTGGCCCCGCCCTTTGCCCCGTTCACCGAGGTGCTCGGGTTCGAGGACGCCCTTATCGTGGCCGACGACGGCCGGGTCTATTTCGGGGCCAAGGGCGGCAAGGAAGTGGGCGAAGACCTCAAGGCCGGGCCGCTTCAAAATTCCAGTCTGGCCGTCGCCTGGAAAGGGGCCATGGCCGGCAAGATCGTTTTTGCCGATTTCGCGCCCTACGCGCCCCTTGGCGGCGAACCGGCCGCCTTTGTGGCCGCGCCGATAAAAAATCATACCGGCACCATGATCGAGGCCGCCGCCATCCTGCGCGTGCCCAAGGCCGAACTGGACCGCATCATGGGCCAGGGCGAAGGCACGGGCATGACCCGGGAATTTTTGCTGCTTGGGGCCGACGGCGGCATCCGGATCAAATCCGCAGCCCACCTGGACAACGTCGCCGGCAACGACGCCGCCGTGGCCAAGGGGCTGGCCGGCGAAACCGGCAAGGAGACAAGCGCCTCCCCGGACGGCAACGAAATGCTGACGGCCTTTGCCCCGGTCGCTTTCGGCGACGTCGGCTACGCCCTGCTGGCCCGCACCCCGGCCGACGAGGCCTTTGCCGCCGCCCGGGGCCTGCGCCATGTCTCCCTGGCCGTGGCCGGCATCACCGCCGCCCTGGTGCTCCTGGCCGTCACCCTGTTTTTGCGCAAGGAAATCCTCAAACCCCTGGCCGGCATCCTTGAGTATCTCACGGCCGTGACCCGGGGCGATTTTGCCGCCCTGCCGCCGACGCGCCTTCGGGGCGAAATGGAAGCCCTGCGCCTGGGCCTGACCCGGATGGTGGGTGAAATCAAAAACAAACTCGGCTTTTCCTCAAGCATCTTAAAGGCCATCACCCTGCCCTGTCTGGTGACCGACACCCAGGGGCTGGTCACCTTCGTCAACCCGCCGCTGCTGGCCCTGCTCGGCCTTGGCGACGACTACAAGGCCCTGCTCGGCCGGCCGGCCGGCGAGGTTTTCGGGCAAAATACCGGAATTTCCGACCAGCTGGCCGGTTGCCTGAGCGACCGGGCCTGCCGCCTGGGCGTGGAATCGCTCCTCGACGACCGCCAGGGTCAGACCCGGCATGTCCGTCTGGACACCGCCCCGCTCTATGACCTCGACGAAGGCCTTATTGGCGCCTTTGCCCTGGTGGTCGACCTGACCGACATCCGGTCCACCGAGGCCCTGGTGGTCAGCCGCAACGAGACGCTGCGCCGGGTGGCCGGCCATGCCGAGGAAATCGCCCGCCATGTGGCCGACAGCGCCGAAGCCCTGTCCAGCCGGGTGGTCACCGTGTCCGACGGGGCCATGGCCCAGACCGCCCAGCTCCAGGAAACCGTCGGGGCCATCGAAGGCCTCAACCAGGCCCTGGACGCCGTGGCCGCCGGGGCCGACGGGGCCGCCTCCGGGGCCGAAGCGGCCATGGCCCAGGCCAAGGCCGGACGCGAGGCCGTGGAACAGACCGCCCGGGCCATTTCCCAGGTCAGCGAGCTGTCCGGGTCGCTGCGCACCAGCATGGATGCCCTGGGCAGCCGGGCCGCCTCCATCGGCGGCATCATCTCGGTCATTTCCGACATTGCCGACCAGACCAACCTGCTGGCGCTCAATGCCGCCATCGAGGCCGCCCGGGCCGGCGAGGCCGGACGCGGCTTCGCGGTCGTGGCCGACGAAGTGCGAAAGCTCGCCGAAAAAACCATGAACGCCACCCGGGAAGTCTCGTCCTCGGTCCATGCCGTGCTGGCCGCCGTGGACGACAGCGCCTCCAAGGCCGTCAAGGCCACCGAAGCCGTGGCCCAGGCCGACGGGCTGGTGTCCCGCTCGGGCACGACCCTGGCGGAAATCGTCTCCAGCTGCGAAGGCGCGGCCCTGGCCGTGCGCGAAATCGCCGCCTCGGCCAAGGCTCAGGCCACGGCCCACGACGAGATCAACCGGGCCGTCTACTCCATCGGCGAAGTGGCCGAGGAAACCGCCCGGGACATGGACGAAGCCGCCGGGGCCGTGTCCGATCTGGCCGGGCAGGCCGGCGAACTCATGCGGCTTATCGAAGAGATGCGGGGCTAG
- a CDS encoding glycosyltransferase: MRFAKALLISHITDLAGPSEALENYLRSRSDSLGVIYHPFHYCSDRRSIAKKYAAGRLVSESRGGGWALPNLLTYVKDALFSVFFFAGFLSRFDACVACDPLNGIVAVLLKKCGLIKRVIFYTIDWMPGRFANPALNRLYHALDRFCLRNCDAAWNISPRIVEIRREQGLPDERNVLVPVGVDLEKIDLPDKSATTPTDVVLLGALSPSKGVDLVIEAWPALLARFPHLRLHVIGKTPNNAIEDGVVYAPFEARLRALGPSVILHGVMNHDAVLDTLPAFDISLALYRPTDNNLSRWADPSRVKDYLACGLPVVITDVPEIAKDVAALHAGVVAGYTVDDVAAAIAAMVEDPDRWRAMRQAAVDSMQRYRWSAIFDASFEAALAAPLR; encoded by the coding sequence ATGCGCTTCGCCAAAGCCCTGCTCATAAGCCACATCACGGATCTGGCCGGCCCTTCGGAAGCCCTGGAAAACTATCTCAGATCCAGATCCGACAGTCTGGGGGTCATCTACCATCCGTTCCATTATTGTTCGGATCGCCGCTCCATTGCCAAAAAATACGCCGCCGGCCGGCTGGTCTCGGAGTCGCGCGGCGGCGGCTGGGCCTTGCCCAATCTGCTCACCTACGTCAAAGACGCGCTTTTTTCCGTTTTTTTCTTTGCCGGCTTCCTGTCGCGTTTTGACGCCTGCGTGGCCTGCGATCCGCTAAACGGCATCGTGGCCGTGCTGCTTAAAAAATGCGGGCTTATAAAGCGCGTCATCTTCTACACCATCGACTGGATGCCGGGCCGATTCGCCAATCCGGCGCTAAACCGCCTCTACCACGCCCTGGACCGGTTTTGCCTGCGCAACTGCGACGCGGCCTGGAACATCTCCCCGCGCATCGTGGAGATCCGCCGCGAGCAGGGCCTGCCCGATGAGCGCAACGTGCTCGTGCCGGTTGGCGTCGATCTGGAAAAAATCGACCTGCCCGACAAATCCGCCACAACCCCGACCGACGTGGTCCTTCTCGGGGCGCTCTCGCCCTCCAAGGGCGTCGATCTGGTCATCGAAGCCTGGCCGGCCCTGCTGGCCCGCTTCCCGCATCTGAGGCTCCACGTCATCGGCAAGACGCCCAACAACGCCATCGAGGACGGCGTGGTCTACGCCCCCTTCGAGGCCCGCTTACGCGCCCTGGGGCCAAGCGTGATCCTCCACGGCGTCATGAACCACGACGCCGTGCTTGATACCCTCCCCGCCTTTGACATCAGTCTGGCCCTGTACCGCCCGACCGACAACAACCTGTCGCGCTGGGCCGACCCCAGCCGGGTCAAGGATTATCTGGCCTGCGGCCTGCCCGTGGTCATTACCGACGTGCCGGAAATTGCCAAGGATGTGGCCGCCCTTCACGCCGGCGTCGTGGCCGGGTATACCGTGGACGACGTCGCCGCCGCCATCGCCGCCATGGTGGAGGACCCGGACCGTTGGCGGGCCATGCGCCAGGCGGCCGTGGACTCCATGCAGCGCTACCGCTGGTCGGCCATTTTCGACGCCTCTTTCGAGGCGGCCCTGGCTGCGCCGCTTCGCTGA